The stretch of DNA ATCATTCCGGAAAGAAACTTTTGGCTTCATTCCTGGAAAAATTCTATTCGAAGAAGTTTGTAGAAGCCATGAAAAAATACCTTCCGGTTGATAAAAATCTAGCTTCACTCAGCAAGGACGACCTTCTTTCTATTGAAGAGCTTATTCATCAGTTTTCTGTTAAACCAGCAGGAGATAAGGGATACGATAAAGCTGAAGTAATGCGTGGGGGTATTGATACCTCCGAGCTTTCATCCAAAACACTTGAAGCTAAAAAAGTTCCCGGATTGTTTTTTGGAGGTGAATGTGTGGATGTAACCGGATGGCTGGGAGGTTATAATTTTCAATGGGCATGGGCCTCCGGATTTGTAATTGCTCAAAATATTTAAAGTACAGGTTCAACGCTGTAGCCTCTTTTACGTAATAACGCGATTACTCCTTGCGGACCACCTAAATGGCCAATGCCTACAGCAAAAAATGTAGGTTTTTCAGCTACGATTTTTACAATTTTAGCTACCCATCTTTTGTTTCGGCTGTTGATCAATATTTCATTATCTCTGGCAGTTGATGCAAATTCTCCTTCGGTACTTAACTGATAAATTTTATCCGGATCATGTGCTTTATAAGCATCGATTAATTGTTGGAAATAAATCTTGTAGCTAGCATATTCCTTTACAGATTTGAGTAATTCATCTGCTTGTTGTTTTACCGGCATCAATTCTAAAATATTCATTTGCTCTTTAACCGTTTCAAGACCTAAAACTTCTTTTTGTTGTTCTTTAGCCATCTTAACAAAATTCATTTCATAAGACTCCGTTTTGCAACCATTCATCATTTTAATAATTATCATTGATGAAAGTAAAACAGGTTTTGTAGTATTAAAGAAATTAAGGCTTATCCCTAACGAGTCTTTGAAAAAAGAGTTAACTACTTGGTAATCGGCAGTATCCATTATGTCGGATAATGATTGTCCGTTTGACATGGCCATCTGTTCCTGCATTTCTGTCATCATA from Solitalea canadensis DSM 3403 encodes:
- a CDS encoding TraB/GumN family protein → MLIRRLIISALIAIISFTQSTSLFAQGNSSLLWKISGKNLKAPSYLFGTIHLICENDYQHPDSLNHSFEQTEQVYLELDMDDPNMMTEMQEQMAMSNGQSLSDIMDTADYQVVNSFFKDSLGISLNFFNTTKPVLLSSMIIIKMMNGCKTESYEMNFVKMAKEQQKEVLGLETVKEQMNILELMPVKQQADELLKSVKEYASYKIYFQQLIDAYKAHDPDKIYQLSTEGEFASTARDNEILINSRNKRWVAKIVKIVAEKPTFFAVGIGHLGGPQGVIALLRKRGYSVEPVL